The following proteins are encoded in a genomic region of Nicotiana sylvestris chromosome 4, ASM39365v2, whole genome shotgun sequence:
- the LOC138890347 gene encoding secreted RxLR effector protein 161-like has protein sequence MSKGMADIDATKRMLASKFDMKDLGVADVILEIRIHKTPQGLALSQYHYIEKVLNKFKYLNFKFSKTPIDVSYALQNNEGESDSQLNYARVWESLIYIMNCTQPDIACAISKLSRFTSNPDQIHWMAMKRVLVYLKHTQNYALHYNKYPFVIEGYSDTNWITGSCEVKSMSGYVFTIGGGVVSWKSSKQICIACSTMESEFIALDKASEEVE, from the coding sequence ATGAGCAAAGGTATGGCAGATATAGATGCTACTAAGCGCATGTTGGCTAGCAAATTCgacatgaaagacttaggagttgctgaTGTGATCTTAGAAATCAGAATTCACAAGACTCCACAAGGTCTAGCATTATCACAGTATCACTACATTGAAAAGGTACTCAACAAGTTCAAGTATTTGAATTTCAAATTTTCCAAGACTCCAATTGATGTGAGTTATGCACTTCAAAATAATGAAGGTGAAAGTGACTCACAACTGAACTATGCAAGAGTATGGGAAAGTTTGATAtatatcatgaattgtacgcAACCAGATATAGCATGTGCTATTAGCAAACTGAGTCGGTTTACAAGTAATCCCGATCAAatacattggatggcaatgaaacgagttttggtgTATCTAAAACATACCCAAAATTATGCTTTGCATTATAACAAATATCCCTTCGTTATTGAGGGATATAGTGAtacaaattggatcaccggatcaTGTGAAGTCAAATCCATGAGTGGATATGTTTTCACAATTGGGGGTGGAGTAGTGTCTTGGAAATCATCCAAACAAATATGCATTGCATGTTCTAcaatggaatctgaattcatagcTTTAGATAAGGCCAGTGAAGAAGTTGAATGA
- the LOC138890348 gene encoding uncharacterized protein, with product MVVLKACKPFQKQCQMDLRIAIDNGISSLIVAATTIASLSRTVVPPAEKPEKFSGANFKGWQQRVFFWLTTLDFLCKSYILRALEDDLYNVYSTVNTSKELWDALEKKYKIEDACLKKFVVAKFLDYKMIDNKTVGTQVQEFQLIFHDLIAEGMVLNEAFQVAAMIEKLPPSWRDFKNYLKHTRKEMKLEDLVICLKIEEDNKTAEKKSRGNSMIKGANIIEGTAPKSNKRKRSSGQTNEQNKKKIQGQLLQLWKSWSQCP from the exons ATGGTTGTTCTTAAAGCttgcaaaccttttcagaaacaGTGCCAAATGGACT TGAGAATAGCAATTGATAACGGaatttcttctttgattgttGCGGCAACGACGATAGCCTCGTTAAGCCGGACTGTTGTTCCACCGGCCGAGAAACCGGAAAAATTTTCTGGAGCCAACTTCAAAGGATGGCAGCAAAGGGTGTTCTTTTGGCTTACTACACTTG ATTTTCTTTGCAAAAGCTATATCTTAAGAGCTTTAGAGGATGACTTGTATAATGTATACAGTACGGTGAATACTTCGAAAGAATTATGGGACgcacttgagaagaagtacaagattGAAGATGCATGCTTGAAGAAGTTCGTGGTTGCCAAGTTTCTAGACTATAAAATGATAGACAACAAAACTGTTGGAACCCAAGTTCAGGAGTTTCAACTTATTTTTCACGACCTTATTGCTGAAGGTATGGTCTTGAATGAAGCATTTCAAGTGGCTGCAatgattgaaaaattgcctcctTCGTGGAGAGATTTCAAGAATTATCTTAAGCACACGCGTAAAGAAATGAAGTTGGAAGATCTTGTGATTTGTCTCAAGATTGAGGAAGACAACAAAACAGCCGAGAAGAAGTCTCGTGGAAATTCAATGATCAAGGGAGCTAATATCATTGAGGGGACTGCTCCAAAAAGTAATAAGAGGAAGAGGTCTTCTGGACAGACTAATgagcaaaacaaaaagaaaattcaagggCAACTGTTACAATTGTGGAAAAGTTGGTCACAGTGTCCCTGA